GATCCGGAGGGAAATCGTCTTGAGATATGGTCAGCTTAAAGCTTCAGAATAAAACGTAGATTTGCTAAATTATGCTATAGTGATCAACGATTGAGAATTGAAGAGGTGCAAGATGTTGCATCTTCCCGTATGGATCGTGTTCTGGCGTGCGCAGGTGTGTTCAGCTTCATTCGGAGAGGCGTAAGATATTGCGATTGCACAGATGCAAGATTTAGCAACTGTACGGACGTAAGATGTTGCGTCTCTACCTAATCCCGTAGGGATGTTATGATTATAGCAAAAAAGAGAGAAAAGGATTTTGAACCCCGAAGGGGTGATACAGGATACCTGTGCTGAGATGCCATCCCTTTGGACTTGAATATTCGGTTTCATACAAAGGGTCCCGGAATAATCTCTTTGTTTCTCTATGAGTTATGCTTTGATTGGTAAGATAAATTTGAACCGCGATCCTTTTCCCTTGCCTTCAGATTCTACCCAGATATTTCCTTTATGCATCTGCACAATGTTTTTACAAATGGCAAGACCTATTCCTGACCCATAGGCTGAGGGTATTTCTTTATAAAACTTTTCAAATACGCGTTTTTGTACCCCTTCATCCAAACCTCTGCCAGTATCTTCTACGGTTAGCTCCACGGTATCAGGGAGCTTTCGTGCCGATATGTTAATTTTTCCACGTTCCGTAAATTTTATAGCATTGTCCACCAGATGGGTTATCAAATGAAGTATCTTATCCCGGTCTGCTTTAATTATGGGAATGTCAGAAGGTATTTGATACAGAAGGATATTCTCTTTTTGATTGGCAGTATCTTTCAGTTCATTAACAGCTATTTTTACTAATTCAACCAGTGAGATATCAGATAATTTTAACGATTCCGTTCCCGATTCTAACTTAGATATATCAAGTATGTTTTTAATTATGTTCTTTAATCGCCTGATATTATTTCGAAGAATTTCATTGATTTGATAGCCCCTTTCCGGCATACCTTTATTTCCGGCTAAAACAGAGCGTTGAAACATATCAAGAGCCATTTCTATCTTAGCGACAGGTGTCTTGAGTTCATGGGTAACATCCCGGATCAGAATATCTTTTAGCTCCTCTAACCGTTTTCTTTCGGTAATATTACGGCAAAAACCTTCAATGCCAATGATCGTATTTTCCTGAATAATGGGAAGTATCTCAAGAGAGAGCCAGACAATCTGACCTTGTTTATGAATAATCCGAAACTCCAGATTCATTAAATTTCTATTGACGCCCTGTAATACCCGGAGTATTTCATGGTATACTCTTTCCTGGTCTTCTGGATGGCAAAGGGTGAGCCCGTAACCCCGATTATCATAAAATTCATGGAGCGGATAACCTGTTATTCCTTCCACGGAAGGGCTCATAAGAGAAAATTTCCCATCCTTCATACATTCAAAGATAATATCCGGCGAGTTTTCAATGACTGTCCTGTACTTCTTCTCCGCTTCTTTAATTTTGTTGAAAAGTCTTGTATTTTCGATTGCCATAGCTAACTGAGGCGCGATTTGCGAAAGAAAATCGATATGCTTTCTTGTGTAATAATCTTTTCGCTTACTCCCAAAATTTACGCTGCCGATTATGCGCCCTTTATAATCAAGGGGAAATCCCAATCTTGAGCGAATGTTCTCTTTAAATAGTACAGCATCGGTAAGAAACCGGCCTTTTGATGTATCATCAACAAGTACCGGTTCACGAAATTGAACTACTCTTTTCATTAAACTTCCTTCCATCGGATATAATACACCCTCTTTGAGGTCTGTATATTCGTAATCCTTTGAGAGCACAAAGGTTTCATATAAATTGTTATTTTCACTAATAAGAGTAACACTCATACGATCGAAATCAATTACCTTTAAAAGTTCCTTACTCATTGTTTGGTAAACTTCCCGTATATCAAGGCTGGAGAAGATGATTTTATTAATGGTAAGGATGATCTCTCTTTTTTTAATAAACATACATGAAACCCATTATTGCTTTTCCTTAAGGGTCTGGTATTTTATAAGCTCCCGTAAAGCTTTCTCGTAAGGTTGATATGACTTGAAATTAAAGAGAACAAAGCGTACGAGTCCGATACTATGAGAATGGGTTTTTAAATAGTCTATTACTGTTTTTAAGGCTATTGTTGCTGCCTCGTAAATTGGATACCCGTAGGCGCCAGTACTAATAGATGGAAATGATATGCTTTTGAGCTTATGTTGAGAGGCGAGTGTGAGGCTATTTTTATAAGCATGAGCCAGTAATTCTGCTTCACCTTTTTTACCATGGCGATACATAGGGCCGACGGTATGAATTACATACCTTGCCTTAAGATCTCCTCCTGTAGTAATGCGGGCTTCTCCTGTTGGACATCCTCCCAGCTTCTTACATTCCTCTAATATTTTTGGTCCCCCTGCCCTGTGTATAGCTCCGTCTACACCGCCACCGCCTAAAAGACTTGTATTTGCTGCATTAACGATGGCATCTGTTTCCTGCAGGGTAATATCTCCCTCAACAAGTTCTAACGTTGATGTGTTAATAGTAGTTTTTAGCATAAGATTTAATACCTCAAAACTATTGTAGCACGTTACGTCATAATGTTTCTATATCTTTTTGTTTTTGTTGTGAATATTTTCTTTTCCAGTCTCTGGTATTTTTTACTTTTCTCCGCTTTTATATTTTTTTATACTCATGAACACAAGCAGCCAATCTTTTGATAAGCACCCATTGCTTGTGGTCATTATGGTATTTATAGGCAGAGAAGAATCCTGGCCGGATTGTGATTTGTAGTGGCACAGGATGGGACGTGTGCTGCATTTCTTCGGTATCAGTTATCAGTAAGAACGGGTAATCAATAACTTCATTACAGGAATGATAACAATATGGATGTTAGAGAAGCAATTCATAAACGCCGCAGTATCAGAAAATTTAAACCAGACCCGGTACCCGATGAATACATAATGCAAATTTTAGAAAGTGCACGGCTTGCACC
The genomic region above belongs to Candidatus Jettenia caeni and contains:
- a CDS encoding two-component sensor kinase, yielding MFIKKREIILTINKIIFSSLDIREVYQTMSKELLKVIDFDRMSVTLISENNNLYETFVLSKDYEYTDLKEGVLYPMEGSLMKRVVQFREPVLVDDTSKGRFLTDAVLFKENIRSRLGFPLDYKGRIIGSVNFGSKRKDYYTRKHIDFLSQIAPQLAMAIENTRLFNKIKEAEKKYRTVIENSPDIIFECMKDGKFSLMSPSVEGITGYPLHEFYDNRGYGLTLCHPEDQERVYHEILRVLQGVNRNLMNLEFRIIHKQGQIVWLSLEILPIIQENTIIGIEGFCRNITERKRLEELKDILIRDVTHELKTPVAKIEMALDMFQRSVLAGNKGMPERGYQINEILRNNIRRLKNIIKNILDISKLESGTESLKLSDISLVELVKIAVNELKDTANQKENILLYQIPSDIPIIKADRDKILHLITHLVDNAIKFTERGKINISARKLPDTVELTVEDTGRGLDEGVQKRVFEKFYKEIPSAYGSGIGLAICKNIVQMHKGNIWVESEGKGKGSRFKFILPIKA